The following proteins come from a genomic window of Natronosalvus vescus:
- a CDS encoding radical SAM protein: MISKGCEQCAKGGKMVLFVYGYCDQRDCFYCPLGETRKNVTDVYANERLVEDDEDVLTEAHRMNALGTSITGGEPQEALERTCHYLSLLKEEFGEDHHTHLYTGIPGGRENMRRLSEAGLDEIRFHPPLEQWGDLHGTEWEEILYIAREEGLTPAFEIPGIRAETEFLEFLDEGAADFCNVNEFEMSHGNFRRMQEKGFELKEGHMSAVDNDRDGILEVMGDHPKVYFCTSVFKDAAQHRRRLKRMARTVRREFDDITDDGTLVYGKTRADPTRFEALGVPEEFYTIKSNHVEIAWWLLEEMIEEGDVDDGEIVEQYPTYDGQVVERTPLV; this comes from the coding sequence ATGATCTCGAAGGGCTGTGAGCAGTGTGCGAAAGGCGGCAAGATGGTGCTGTTCGTGTACGGCTACTGCGATCAGCGCGACTGCTTTTACTGCCCGCTCGGCGAGACCCGCAAGAACGTGACCGACGTCTACGCCAACGAACGCCTCGTCGAGGACGACGAGGACGTGCTCACCGAGGCCCACCGGATGAACGCCCTCGGCACCTCCATCACGGGCGGGGAGCCACAGGAGGCCCTCGAGCGCACCTGCCACTACCTCTCCCTGCTGAAAGAGGAGTTCGGTGAGGATCACCACACCCACCTCTACACCGGCATCCCCGGTGGCCGCGAAAACATGCGCCGCCTCTCGGAGGCCGGCCTGGACGAGATCCGCTTTCACCCGCCCCTCGAGCAGTGGGGCGACCTCCACGGCACCGAGTGGGAGGAAATCCTCTACATTGCGCGCGAGGAGGGGCTGACGCCGGCGTTCGAGATTCCCGGCATCCGCGCCGAGACGGAGTTCCTCGAGTTCCTCGACGAGGGTGCCGCCGACTTCTGTAACGTCAACGAGTTCGAGATGTCCCACGGGAACTTCCGCCGGATGCAGGAGAAAGGGTTCGAACTCAAGGAGGGGCACATGAGCGCCGTTGACAACGACCGGGACGGCATCCTCGAGGTGATGGGCGACCATCCGAAGGTGTACTTCTGCACCTCGGTGTTCAAGGACGCCGCCCAGCACCGACGGCGACTCAAGCGAATGGCGCGAACGGTTCGCCGGGAGTTCGACGACATCACCGATGACGGCACCCTGGTGTACGGAAAGACACGCGCCGACCCCACCCGGTTCGAGGCCCTGGGCGTTCCCGAGGAGTTCTACACGATCAAGTCGAATCACGTCGAGATTGCCTGGTGGTTGCTCGAGGAGATGATCGAGGAAGGGGACGTCGACGACGGGGAGATCGTCGAGCAGTATCCGACGTACGATGGGCAAGTTGTCGAGCGGACGCCGCTGGTGTAG
- a CDS encoding antibiotic biosynthesis monooxygenase family protein, whose translation MYLVTFRLEPGAYDKEFHELNDAIQAVAEGTDGYRGKRTWHAPGSEEILVAYYWESLDALESFGTDADHKTAKARWTEWYDAYEVTITEIIDAYGSGFGDDADPPQ comes from the coding sequence ATGTATCTCGTTACGTTCCGTCTCGAGCCGGGAGCATACGACAAAGAGTTCCACGAGCTGAACGATGCAATACAGGCAGTCGCCGAAGGGACAGACGGGTATCGTGGCAAACGCACGTGGCACGCCCCCGGGAGTGAGGAGATTCTCGTTGCCTACTACTGGGAGTCGCTGGATGCACTCGAGTCGTTTGGGACGGATGCAGACCACAAAACGGCGAAAGCCCGCTGGACGGAGTGGTACGATGCGTACGAGGTTACCATCACAGAAATCATCGACGCGTACGGGAGTGGCTTCGGTGATGACGCAGACCCACCGCAGTAA